Genomic window (Pseudoliparis swirei isolate HS2019 ecotype Mariana Trench chromosome 23, NWPU_hadal_v1, whole genome shotgun sequence):
atcaactatcactccagtgtctaatggtacattgtgtttgctaatcgccttagaagactaatgtctgattagaaaacccttatgcaattatgttagcacagctgaaaacagttatgctggtgatataagctatacaactggccttccattgagcttgaagtttggagaacaaagttaatacttcaaatattaatcattatttctaaccttgtcaatgtcttgactacattttatatccatttgataaataaaagtgtgatttttcctggaagacacgaaattgtctgggtgacctcaaacttttgaacggtagtgtacataatgAACCAAGTTTATTAATAAAGGCACAATTTTAACATGACATCATGTGAATACAGGTGCACAGTTGGGCATGGGAATGGGGACTGGACTTACAAATGGACTGGGTCTTGGACATGGAGGGAAACGTGGTAAGACTGACACATCTAGAGTTTATAACTTTATAATCCACTTGATATACGATGTAGATCAAGTTTCTATATTAttacgtgtctctgtgtgtgtgtcttgcatCCATTAATCTTGCATCATAAATCTTTGTTAATACAACTCTGTGTTTTTGTGACTTTCCAGTGTATGGCGGTGATCTCGGTACTCTACCAGGTGAGTGATCATGATGTCCTTATGTCCCCGAATGAGAGTATGCCCAGTGAATTGCACTCTCTGTAAACCCTCTGCTTGTTTGTGTGATACATCTTCACTAAGTGGCACTCTGTCATTGTCGGTGGATGTGATATAAGGGGCATATTGCGTcttaagaagaaaaacagatcTGTCCTTGTAAGACAGAAGAAATAAAGCCCAGAGCACTAGTGATGTCATCGGGGTGCTTGTCAGAGTTACAGATTTGCTCCACGTCCTCTGAACCTGGCTTTTTGTTTTCTTGCCAGGATATGGGGCCGGCATGGGCTATCATGGAGCCAGACCAGGTAAGTGATAAATCTGGTCTTACCGCAGAACCAATTACTTTGTCCATTCAGCTCAAATTTGTATGCCGGAGGGTCTATTTCTTATGTTCCAAACCATCGCTCctgccacgcacacacacttaagctGTCAGTTATGGATAAAAACAGGTTCTCCAGATTGCACAGAAAACATTGTGGTAATAAAGATTATTTATTATCACATTTAAAGGTCGCGGAGTAGTCTTACAAAACCATGCCCAACAGCTTTCTTTAATATTACATGTGTCTTGTTCCACTGAACTGAGGGCCTTTTATCTGCCAGTATACAgatgctttaaccctcctgttacctttcgggtcaatttgaccccattcaatgtttaatgtcggtgttctttcgggtcaatttgaccccaggctgtttttcactgtgtcaaacatataagaaatatcaacttttttatatatttaaagggctatttaggtagtcaacaaacaaacataaagtacctcacacttaaacttgggaaacaatattaattctaataattttctggaggttttaattgctggataaaatatgttagtaaatgtaaaggtaacaggagggttaagactgtAGATCTGTCCAGCCCACAGCTGGGCCCTGGCATCCATCCCAAATGAGGGgtgaaatcaaaacaaaaaagtgtaactctgactttttaaaattattataatactattattttagaaaaattaaaaaagcccACAAGAAATATCCACGTCGGGTACTGAATAGGCACGTCGCGTCACATAATGGCCCATAGATGGCTCCAGTTAACATCAGATAGGCCAACGCTCAACTTCAACCCATTAGTGGAAGTTGGAAAGACGATACAGGTGAGAAATACAGGTGTTCTTCTCACTGTGATCTGCATTGCTTCATCTCAAAGAAGCTAATGAGTttctgtgtgagtgtatgaACGAAAACGATCGGTGGCAGGGGGCTCCAAGTCAAATTAGTGAGGGCCAGTTCTGGTTTATTCACAGTGCAGGGCTGGGTGTCTCTGTACGTTAGCATGTTGAGTGAAATCATTCACAGCCCCCCTGTCTGCTATCATTAGGAATTGGACTTGGGTATCCCACTGGACAGAAGGCTAAGGAACACAAACCTGGTAAAGCCGTCCCCGCAGCAGCGCGCGGTGTTTGTCAGTCTGTGTCTGTCTTCGTTGTGTCTCGTATTCGTCTGTAACCTCTGTGGAACCGGTGTCTCGTGAGTCACTGACGTCGAGTTCGTGCTAACTTGGTGTTTGCTTGAAGTCCCATGCTGTACTGTTGTCATCGgctcctctgttttcatgttGTGTGCACAGCAGGTCTGATGTTTGACTGTTCGTCCATCAGTGTTCATCCATGTTGCATGTTGCATGAGTTCCCCATCTCGGAGAGTACTTCGTGCTGGAATAGGTTATgcaaactaaatacacactaaTTACTTGATTACAGTAAGATAACGGTAATATTCTGATGTTATGAAAGCTGTTTTTTGCTAGAATCTTACCCAGCATTTGGCTCACTTATTGAATTACATGGGGACAAAACTAAATATTCAAATGAGACCAATTAGTGGGATCAGaagatgtataaaatatattagaTTATTGTGGTCACAGTTGTGCTTGCCAGTAAGTGGGTAATGCATGTAGTTTTCAAGAAAAGTCAGAGTAAAACTGCAAATAATCTTTcacttttaaaactttttgccGTGCACTGTAGGTTTCCGCCTTCATCCCCGTTCAGTGTTTTAATAAGCTTTTAATTATCAGTTGTCTTCGACACACACTGATGAGTCCGTGGTGTCTTTTTTCTTGTTCTGTAACACTGCTGTGGTTTTATGGCAGTTCAACAATTTGGGGTGTCATGTGTTGATGTCATTGCTCTGACTCAGTGAGAAGCGCCATGAGTGTCCTGTCGACGTGTGGCTTCAGCTCTATGTCGTTTCTAATTATGGTGATGACTCTGTCCTCTGACGCCGGACTGATTTCAGACCATAATGGATGTTTCCTCATCTCCGTTCGGTCTTGCGTTCTCTCCATTTGAGTACTGCTTATACGACGGATGATGTGTTAATTGCATTGAATGCTCTTATACACACGTCTAATGAAATACAGTAGACCCTCAAagaaacactgttgtctctgcACAACCAAGACGTCGTGAGTGCATCATGATATTTCTCTGCCAGGTGTGTCCGCAGCAGATTTGGGTGGACCTCAGCTGGCCAATCTGGGCCAAGCTGTTCAAGATCTGAAGAGCGTAAAGAGCAGAGCATCTGGTCCCTCGTATGGAGACAGAACTCTTGGAGCTGAAATGcccaacatgaggagaggcgaTGTCCCAACTCATCCCCATTTGCATAAAGAAGCTGGCTTTAGACCTGTGCTGCCACATGAAAGAGAGATGAAAAGCCTTGATCGATTGGTCAAGTCATCAAGTCTTGGACCTTTGACACCTCTTGATAAACACAGTAAAGGTCTGAGTCTGGCTTTATTACCAGCACAAAGAGGAGACGGTTATGATCCTATGGTCTTGGAAAGAAGCGGCGCAGCGAGCCACGGAGCCACACTGGCCGAACTAGGAGTCAGACAGCAGCTGCCTCTAGTCAGAGACCACGCCAGCCGTCCGGATCCCTCTCGGGTCCAGAGTGCAAGAGACTACGATTCATCCATCCAACAGAATCAGCGAGGCCCGAACTGTGGATCCACTCGGGATTTGTCAGGTGTGTTGGGAATCGATCACCAGGAGCATCTGGGTTCAGAAGCACAGAGGAATCAAGGTTTAGTGCTTCAGCCTCACGTCGGCATGGACGGCAAGCATCTTGGGATTTCAACTCCGCAAGGAGAGAGAAGCTATCAACGGCCTCTTTCTCAAGCTCAAGATGGCAGAAGCCATTTATTCTCCATCCTTCGCGGTCAGGGAACCAGACACTATGTGTCTCCTGTCGCAGAAGGCCAGGGTGTCAGAGACCTTGGACATGTGGCTTATTATCAGCTGCACTGTGGTTTCATTATATTAAGTCGTTCATAATATTATGATGACTGAAAACCTATGAATTTTGCAAACAACTCTGTTGATTTTTATAACTGAAGCATGTTAATTGATTTATGTAACGAGTCGATTAATTTATTTAGCTGATAATTAAGTGATTTAATAATTTATGTGAAATAAGTTTAGGGATTGTATTAGCATTTTGGGTGATGGAATTATCAGGGTTGGTTAGTAGCAGTTGTTTTTATAAGTTTATGTTGTAATTACATTATGGATTCACGAACAATTTAGATTATTTTGAAATTATTTCTGGTTTTTGTTGAAAGTACGGGTTTGCGAGCCCGTTCTATCACCGTTTTTCGGTTATAATCATACATTTATAGGCTGAATCCATACGTTAAGGTTTAAAGAGAGTATGATGTGCCCCTTGATAATCTGGTACCAATACGCCCTAGTGCTTCATGTGACTCTTGTAGGAGCAATGTGAACAACTGAACCTTACCATATTCTACTGTCGTGAGTTATCCATTTAAACTAGTCTTCTAAACTTTCCAATCATATCTAGATTCACACGAAAACTTTGAAAGGTCTCATTACTcttgtttttattaatcttcTACTATGACACATTCCAATTGCATAG
Coding sequences:
- the LOC130188514 gene encoding fibroin heavy chain, whose translation is MLVRALLQTSLVLWLAQQTLQSGVRPQTVSWGRGLPARGVGVGVRPGVAAALGALGSRYGTKAMKTGIGRYPAAHLGAEGYRALGYGGRAGMRQGGYGAQGAYGAQRAYGAQGGYGAQRAYGAQGAYGAQLGMGMGTGLTNGLGLGHGGKRVYGGDLGTLPGYGAGMGYHGARPGIGLGYPTGQKAKEHKPGVSAADLGGPQLANLGQAVQDLKSVKSRASGPSYGDRTLGAEMPNMRRAQRGDGYDPMVLERSGAASHGATLAELGVRQQLPLVRDHASRPDPSRVQSARDYDSSIQQNQRGPNCGSTRDLSGAM